Proteins co-encoded in one Myotis daubentonii chromosome 8, mMyoDau2.1, whole genome shotgun sequence genomic window:
- the OVOL2 gene encoding transcription factor Ovo-like 2 isoform X3 yields MPKVFLVKRRSPGVSVRSWDELPDEERADTYIPGSAPPFAVGLGRLLCDPPEDCRSDGGSSSGGGSSSAGEPGGTESNSSTRTPERETLEPGDAEDPGGHLAAKQRPVARSKIKKIGCSSSCLHCNSLIILTAHLADQTPLELDTKGRLVSSASGTAMPDSWEDISQHRTEIQTGKKGSIVPRFLWNDSSLLGWSSLGLLMLLQSDDSSPQAHAATRQFTAVTCVASASAYSVCSTGTSSATTR; encoded by the exons ATGCCCAAAGTCTTCCTGGTAAAGCGGAGGAGCCCGGGGGTCTCGGTCCGCAGCTGGGATGAGCTCCCGGACGAGGAAAGGGCAGACACCTACATCCCAG gCTCGGCCCCTCCCTTCGCAGTGGGTCTGGGCCGTCTGCTCTGCGACCCCCCCGAGGACTGCCGCAGCGACGgcggcagcagcagtggtggcggcagcagcagcgcgGGGGAGCCTGGAGGCACCGAGAGCAACTCGTCCACGCGTACCCCCGAGCGCGAAACCCTGGAGCCTGGAGATGCCGAGGACCCCGGTGGACACCTGGCGGCGAAGCAGCGCCCGGTCGCCAGATCGAAAATCAAG AAAATTGGATGCTCCTCTTCCTGCCTCCATTGTAACTCACTGATCATCTTGACTGCACATTTGGCTGACCAGACTCCTCTTGAACTGGACACCAAAGGCAGGCTTGTATCTTCAGCATCTGGTACAGCAATGCCTGATTCATGGGAGGACATAAGTCAACACAGAACAGAAATACAGACGGGGAAGAAGGGGTCAATAGTCCCTAGAT TTCTGTGGAATGACTCATCTCTGCTGGGCTGGTCTTCCCTGGGGCTTCTCATGCTATTGCAGTCAGATGACAG TTCACCACAGGCACATGCGGCGACTCGGCAGTTCACAGCTGTGACCTGTGTGGCAAGTGCTTCCGCCTACAGCGTATGCTCAACCGGCACCTCAAGTGCCACAACCAGGTGA